One window of Sphingomonas sp. KC8 genomic DNA carries:
- a CDS encoding 5'/3'-nucleotidase SurE, translating to MKLFSLLTASLLLGTSPAHALNIVLSNDDGLTSNVKALYEHLKSQGHDVIVSVPCHGQSGMGAAIIFSEPLTPLTADCHNGAAKAGDPGAGRMTRDGMGADFFYVRGTPVMALLYGLDVQAIARWGKVPDLVLSGPNEGQNVGSVVVGSGTVSNAQYGAIRDIPAIAFSAGVKTTDNIGLANPDSRKVASLAGQLVAHLADKAAGERLLPPGVALNVNFPDDLDSPKWRMARIGDYDTYTIGFAPGSPKITVARNANPPTAEQMDNEAVVYKSAIAISVMQVSYDHRPDMAHRIGKYLGGLMN from the coding sequence ATGAAGTTGTTCTCCCTTCTGACCGCCTCCTTGCTGCTTGGCACCAGTCCAGCCCATGCGTTGAACATCGTCCTGTCCAACGACGATGGGCTCACCAGCAACGTCAAGGCGTTGTACGAGCATCTTAAATCCCAAGGTCATGATGTGATCGTGTCGGTGCCCTGCCATGGACAGAGCGGCATGGGCGCCGCGATAATCTTTTCCGAGCCGTTGACGCCCCTGACGGCCGATTGCCACAATGGTGCCGCGAAGGCGGGCGATCCCGGCGCGGGACGCATGACCCGGGATGGGATGGGTGCGGACTTCTTCTATGTTCGGGGCACTCCCGTCATGGCCCTGCTTTACGGGCTGGACGTGCAGGCCATAGCGCGCTGGGGCAAGGTGCCGGATCTCGTGCTTTCCGGCCCCAATGAAGGGCAGAATGTGGGATCGGTTGTCGTGGGTTCGGGTACCGTCAGCAATGCGCAGTATGGTGCGATCCGCGATATCCCTGCGATCGCATTCAGTGCCGGGGTGAAGACCACGGACAATATTGGGCTGGCCAATCCGGATTCGCGCAAGGTTGCGTCATTGGCGGGGCAGTTGGTTGCACATCTTGCGGACAAGGCTGCGGGCGAACGCCTGCTACCGCCAGGCGTTGCGCTGAATGTGAACTTTCCCGACGATCTGGATAGTCCCAAATGGCGGATGGCGAGAATTGGCGACTACGATACCTACACGATCGGCTTCGCTCCAGGATCGCCCAAGATCACCGTGGCCCGCAACGCAAATCCACCCACGGCTGAGCAGATGGATAATGAGGCCGTGGTTTATAAAAGCGCGATCGCCATATCCGTCATGCAGGTATCCTATGATCACCGCCCTGACATGGCGCACAGGATCGGAAAATATCTGGGCGGTTTGATGAACTGA
- a CDS encoding TonB-dependent receptor domain-containing protein yields the protein MNNFKAFLACGVCGGGLLWSAPLFAQQRDFNLPAMPASKAVQTFSRQAGIDVIAPGEPLRGITTRPVKGRVDAQDALDEMFRGTRLKATKSGENAYLLKIAQATQTIAYAEPQPMPATAVNQAVQESSAPNDVGLTDIVVTAQKREESLQDTPISIAVLGSEDMEKRGVSTLTDLGSGLVPSVRIAPAGGRPSILFVTMRGISPGDVTQISRDSTVGVYLDGVYVGRAQGLGTEMLDLERVEVLRGPQGTLFGRNAVAGAISMVSKRPTGELGLDVTAGIRNFDGLNVKAHLNLPEFAGLSIKLDGVWNKRDGWVENPLASASDWSAYNRRGARASVLWEPAPNLNFLYSFDISRDASVVGYPHIRALLPDAPPLPPIFSVEDSRVSRGRAGVPLEPGIGKVSGHSLQGNWDLSENLTVRSISAYRKISQEQFDNPGILLQRYSPNGLFARLSYADVHQDQFSQEVQLLGSFDNLKFVLGGFYFKEDGHDVAFTTYTARFNSTGTGFTLLPVVIGGPSYPERESNVHTRSKAIFGQATYTPSVLDERLHLTGGLRWTHDSKWGSLTKLRGATVHIPFEFDSKRVDPAFTMAFDWTDAVNTYVRWGRAYRAGGANPRSVTFRAFGEEEVTTWEIGAKTELFDRRVRFNLAAFRTRYSDRQVDFMNPANPSNYETLNAPGSPITKGLEADLTARIARGLTLSSSYAYTDWRAVADINPFTGAIQRGAVNNSPKHSASLALDHQFEPFVGATLSTHVDAVYSSSFYTGGVSAPKTSPYAALNGRVTLGDIAIAGNDATLAISLWGKNLTNAQWVTFQTTYAGTGLANIVSAQMNEPRTYGVEAKIKF from the coding sequence ATGAATAATTTTAAGGCGTTTCTGGCCTGCGGGGTATGTGGCGGAGGCCTGCTGTGGAGCGCGCCCCTATTTGCGCAGCAACGGGATTTCAACCTGCCAGCGATGCCAGCGAGCAAAGCGGTCCAGACCTTTTCGCGACAGGCCGGGATTGACGTCATTGCGCCGGGCGAGCCGCTTCGCGGCATTACCACCAGGCCTGTCAAAGGTAGAGTGGATGCGCAGGATGCGCTCGACGAGATGTTCCGTGGCACTCGCCTGAAGGCGACGAAATCCGGCGAGAATGCCTATCTGCTCAAAATCGCTCAGGCGACGCAGACGATTGCCTACGCTGAACCGCAGCCGATGCCCGCAACAGCGGTGAACCAAGCCGTCCAGGAAAGTTCCGCGCCGAACGATGTGGGGCTGACGGATATCGTCGTAACCGCGCAGAAGCGTGAAGAATCGTTGCAGGATACGCCAATCTCCATCGCGGTGCTTGGCAGTGAGGATATGGAGAAGCGGGGCGTCTCCACCCTGACCGATTTGGGCAGCGGCCTGGTCCCGTCTGTCCGGATTGCTCCTGCTGGCGGCCGGCCCTCGATACTGTTCGTTACCATGCGCGGCATCAGCCCCGGAGATGTCACCCAGATCAGCCGCGATTCGACGGTCGGCGTCTATCTGGACGGCGTGTATGTGGGGCGTGCCCAGGGTTTGGGTACCGAAATGCTCGACCTTGAACGGGTAGAAGTACTGCGCGGGCCGCAGGGCACGTTGTTCGGTCGCAATGCCGTAGCCGGCGCGATCAGCATGGTGTCCAAGCGCCCGACGGGCGAACTGGGGCTCGATGTGACGGCGGGCATCCGCAATTTCGATGGCTTGAATGTCAAGGCACACCTGAACCTGCCTGAGTTCGCGGGCCTCAGCATCAAACTGGACGGTGTCTGGAACAAGCGCGACGGATGGGTCGAAAATCCGCTGGCCAGCGCATCCGACTGGTCGGCCTACAATCGTCGCGGTGCGCGCGCCAGCGTGCTGTGGGAGCCGGCGCCCAACCTGAATTTCCTCTATTCCTTTGACATTTCCCGCGACGCATCGGTGGTGGGATACCCGCATATCCGGGCGCTTCTGCCCGACGCCCCTCCGCTGCCGCCAATCTTTTCAGTGGAGGACAGTAGGGTGAGCCGGGGGCGTGCCGGCGTTCCGCTGGAACCCGGTATCGGCAAGGTTTCCGGTCATAGCCTTCAGGGTAACTGGGATCTCTCCGAAAATCTGACGGTGCGCTCGATCTCGGCGTACCGCAAGATTTCCCAGGAACAGTTCGACAATCCCGGCATCCTGCTCCAGCGCTATTCCCCCAATGGGCTATTTGCACGCCTTAGCTATGCTGACGTTCATCAGGATCAGTTCAGTCAGGAAGTCCAGCTTCTCGGTTCTTTTGACAATCTTAAATTCGTCCTCGGAGGCTTTTACTTCAAAGAGGACGGCCATGATGTGGCCTTCACCACATATACGGCCCGCTTTAACAGCACGGGCACGGGCTTTACGCTGTTGCCTGTTGTCATCGGCGGCCCCAGCTATCCGGAGCGGGAGAGCAACGTCCATACGAGGTCCAAGGCGATCTTCGGTCAGGCGACCTACACGCCGTCCGTTCTTGACGAGCGCCTGCACCTGACCGGGGGGCTGCGCTGGACTCACGACAGCAAATGGGGCTCGTTGACCAAGTTACGCGGGGCAACGGTTCATATCCCGTTCGAATTCGATTCCAAGCGGGTGGATCCGGCCTTCACGATGGCGTTCGACTGGACCGACGCGGTTAACACCTATGTCCGGTGGGGCAGGGCGTACCGGGCGGGTGGCGCCAATCCCCGATCAGTAACGTTCCGTGCATTTGGGGAGGAAGAGGTTACGACCTGGGAAATCGGCGCCAAGACGGAATTGTTCGATCGGCGCGTTCGGTTCAACCTAGCCGCATTCCGCACGCGTTACAGCGATCGCCAGGTCGACTTTATGAACCCGGCCAACCCTTCGAACTACGAAACGCTGAACGCACCCGGATCGCCGATCACCAAGGGGCTGGAAGCCGATCTTACGGCGCGGATCGCGCGAGGGCTGACCTTGTCGAGCAGCTATGCTTACACCGATTGGCGGGCGGTGGCGGATATCAATCCCTTCACCGGCGCCATTCAACGTGGCGCAGTCAATAACTCGCCCAAACACTCCGCTTCCTTGGCGCTCGATCACCAGTTCGAACCTTTTGTCGGCGCGACTTTGTCCACCCACGTGGATGCGGTCTATTCGAGCAGCTTCTATACCGGAGGTGTGTCCGCGCCCAAGACATCGCCTTATGCCGCGCTCAACGGTCGGGTGACGTTGGGCGACATCGCGATAGCCGGCAATGACGCCACGCTCGCCATTTCGCTGTGGGGCAAGAATCTCACCAACGCGCAGTGGGTGACGTTCCAGACAACATATGCAGGAACCGGTCTCGCCAACATCGTCTCGGCCCAAATGAATGAGCCCCGCACCTACGGGGTCGAAGCCAAAATCAAATTCTGA
- a CDS encoding FecR family protein — MIAKLTMIAMNDNPINEAAFDWLARVDAGLTSAERTELEGWLAADARHRGAYIRAKAVLSQARRIKAFAHSPDPDGWAGYIETDTQRQHDDFHEAEVARTGPVSRRAFLGAAGGVATVGLATAFLATGQAAQAFTVQTALGERRDVLLADGTRIALNTDSKLRVLFDTQVRAVELVHGEALYDVAYDEGRAFVVDAKGFRVQASEASFAVQQLPDALPQLIVRKGVVDLASADTASLTVNAPTKITFLSGNRLSRVRLSQEALDRELLWRDGKIAFDDTPLRDAIATFRRYGPVHINVEDTQLLNRTISGVFSSDDPKRFARVVAELFDLDASPEGRGIVLRRKK; from the coding sequence TTGATCGCGAAGCTGACAATGATCGCCATGAACGATAACCCGATCAACGAAGCGGCGTTCGACTGGCTTGCCCGTGTCGATGCCGGCCTGACCTCCGCCGAACGCACGGAGCTTGAAGGATGGTTGGCGGCCGATGCCAGACATCGTGGCGCCTACATCCGCGCCAAAGCGGTGTTGAGTCAGGCTCGCCGAATCAAGGCCTTCGCCCATTCGCCCGATCCGGATGGATGGGCCGGCTATATCGAGACCGACACCCAGCGGCAGCACGACGATTTCCATGAAGCAGAGGTCGCCCGCACCGGACCCGTATCGAGACGCGCGTTCCTGGGGGCGGCTGGCGGCGTGGCGACCGTCGGATTGGCTACGGCTTTTCTAGCGACCGGCCAGGCCGCTCAGGCCTTCACTGTCCAGACCGCGCTTGGCGAGAGGCGGGACGTCCTACTGGCCGACGGCACACGCATTGCGCTGAACACGGATTCGAAGCTGCGCGTGCTGTTTGATACCCAGGTGCGCGCTGTGGAACTGGTGCACGGCGAAGCCCTTTACGATGTCGCTTATGACGAGGGGCGCGCCTTCGTCGTCGACGCGAAGGGTTTCAGGGTTCAGGCGTCGGAGGCCAGCTTTGCCGTTCAACAGCTGCCGGACGCGCTTCCCCAACTGATCGTGCGCAAGGGCGTGGTGGATCTTGCATCTGCCGATACCGCTTCGCTGACCGTCAACGCCCCAACCAAGATCACCTTCCTTTCCGGGAACCGGCTGTCGAGGGTGAGGCTGAGCCAGGAAGCCCTCGATCGCGAATTGCTGTGGCGCGACGGCAAGATCGCGTTCGACGATACGCCACTGCGCGACGCCATCGCAACGTTCCGCCGCTACGGGCCGGTTCATATCAATGTCGAGGATACGCAACTGTTGAACCGCACTATCAGCGGCGTTTTCTCGTCGGACGATCCAAAACGTTTCGCCAGAGTTGTGGCGGAATTGTTCGATCTGGACGCAAGCCCCGAAGGCCGCGGCATAGTCTTGCGGAGAAAAAAATAA
- a CDS encoding RNA polymerase sigma factor, protein MDEDERALWLSRHILPHELSVRRIIGSWNLPHGLDLEDIIQESYAKIAGLPSVLHISAPKSYFLQIARSILLMHVRRAKLVSIDVIADLEQLHVSDETPSPEEHVSDREQLRLLAQAVAQMDEPHRTVFVLRMIHEWPHKAIGQKLGLSENAVQKILARTLNALAGKIGRGGKGGAQASGHSDNRFDREADNDRHER, encoded by the coding sequence GTGGATGAAGACGAACGGGCGCTTTGGCTGTCCAGGCACATCCTGCCTCACGAACTTTCCGTCAGGCGGATAATCGGCAGCTGGAACCTTCCTCACGGTCTGGATCTGGAAGATATCATCCAGGAATCCTATGCGAAGATCGCAGGCTTGCCGTCCGTCTTGCATATCTCTGCGCCCAAGTCGTACTTCCTTCAGATCGCACGTTCCATTCTGCTGATGCATGTCCGGCGGGCGAAACTCGTTTCCATCGATGTCATCGCCGATCTGGAACAATTGCATGTGTCCGATGAGACGCCATCGCCGGAAGAACATGTTTCGGACAGGGAACAGTTGCGCTTGCTGGCTCAGGCGGTCGCGCAGATGGACGAGCCTCATCGGACGGTCTTCGTCCTGCGCATGATCCACGAATGGCCGCACAAAGCCATCGGGCAGAAGCTTGGCTTGTCCGAGAACGCCGTTCAGAAGATATTGGCGAGAACCCTGAATGCGCTGGCGGGGAAAATAGGCCGTGGCGGAAAAGGGGGCGCTCAAGCATCTGGGCATTCGGATAACAGGTTTGATCGCGAAGCTGACAATGATCGCCATGAACGATAA